The sequence ACTCCCAGGTACGCCAAATGCTTTTGGCAACAAACATTCCAACTATCTGAACCGGCTCTTTCATAACCAGAAGGGTCTGGAGGCCAATTCTAACATTGATTATATTGATTTTAGAacaccattaatttaatttaattttaacatcTAATTATCTCTATTTTTATAATCAACCCCTTTTTTGTATTGAGATTGATTATTATATTTTCAAAAGTTTATATTTGTTACATTTGTGTGAGGGAGATTAAAATTGAGTACTATTTTATTTTTATACACTCTTTTTGTTATGAGATTAGAGAACAATACAATCTTTTTAGCCCATTATTACTTATGAAGTTCAAAGATGTTTCATCTTTGTCAATGTCTTCGCCAAAGACTTGCTTCCACAATTATCTATGATTAGAGCATTTAAttctttcattcacattttttttcctttttgattGAGTAGGAAGTGATTCCATCAATTGTAGTTAGATATATAAAGATTTGTGAAGAATCAAAATATTGAATCTAGAAGAGCTTTTATTGCTTTGGATAGATGGATTGTCTTCTAACAAGAATGATATCTAGgcatattttacatagatttttcaaAATATAGAAATACTAGTAAATAATATACACACTACacacttaaaaaaataaatttaagccTTAATGAGATCGTTtaagaaacacacacacacacacattcaaaaAAGGAGCAAAACTTATTCAAAACGAAGCAAAGATTATAAAGCAAAGGCCAAGGGCCCAACCAAAGACTACGCAACTAGAACAAAAAAAAGTTTCAAAAGGAACCCAACAGAAAGAAcaactaggggaaaggacctagtagttgtgcaccctaacttcacgcttctcaaaatcctacgtggaaatttcaaaccactccgatttttttacaacaacttacttggcaagtcccttgcttataactaaggtttcaaggccacatcatcaaatttgatgccacatcaacatgctttttgccaaggtgtccaaaacaacccccccaaaaagtgagaccgataggtgtgcaaaagggccccaatacttgtgcagctgatgtggcatcacatgattggttacttttcacaacaaatggtatatttcattcaattattggtacttatcatacaactattggtgcaatgttatactaagattggacattaaatcaacaagtatgggggtattaaatcaacaacttctatcacaagaattggaatgcgctcaactactgggtcctttcccctacacCATCCTATTTTCCACAATTAACTTTTCCAAAGTCTTTGAGTACTCTTAGGCAAGAGCCCTAGTCATCCACATCCCATATACCAAAGTGCTCAGAAGCCCATTTAGCTAGACAATTTGCCACTTTATTCCATTCACGAAGAATATGACAAAAAGAAATATGATCCAAATTAGAACACAAATTCGAAATTTACTTAACCACCAAAACTAATTGCTAACTAACACCATACAAGTGTTGCTCCTTCATCATATCAATCCCATTTTGAAAATCATATTCATAGACAACCCTCTTCCAACCAAGTTAACACCCTAAAGAAATACaataattattaacaataatagttaCTATTTAATTGAAAAGTAAATATttgtattttaaataatattttttcaaaaaattcaattgcaTATTTGTTGAGTCAATCTTCATCTAGCCAGATTCAGTGAATATCAATAGTTATCCAGTAAGCCTACATTGAAGACTGGGCCCTGTCTCCATCTACGGAAATTACGACAGTGCACGTCTGTTTTCAAAAAATAACCATTGACATGGGAGTCGCCGACGCTTCGATCAAAAATTTATCTTGTACCCTGTTCATGTCAAATAGCATAAAACAAATAGACAACAAAAATATCACAAAACCAAACCCCACGATACATTTTTCAGATCTGGCAGAAACCATCGAAGAAATTTGTTTGAAAAGGCTTAgactgcaaacaaaatagaaaaccTTGTCGATTCAAAAACCTGAAAAAGCTCGAATGGCGAGGGGATCCTCACAGTCGCAGACGGCTTCAGCAGTGACGAGGGGCGGCCCTACGGGTGCGGCGCCGCGCGGTACCGCAGCCGCAACGGCCGGACTCCGGCGCAGAAGGACCACGGGGGCCGGTGGAAGTGGAGGCGGCGGAGCTTTTGGTGGCGGCGGCGGTGGACCGAGCAATATGCTGAGGTTTTACACAGATGATGCCCCAGGACTAAAAATTACGCCCACGGTTGTATTGGTGATGAGCCTCTGTTTCATTGGCTTCGTTACCGCCCTCCACGTCATCGGCAAGCTCTATCGCTACAGGTCTGGGGGAGCTTGATTTTTAAATTTTCGTTATTGAGGTTTGCAAGTTTTAAATCTACGTTGTTGCCCTTGTTCTTGTTTTAAAGTAAAAGCTTGTTTGATTTGTTTCTCATTTGCCCCCAATCTTCTCTTGTTTgcttggggtttttaagggtttgtAAGTTTTGTCAAGGGCAACAGGCCGTGCAATATTTTGTCTGCTTTTGAAATTAGGGGAATTTGGCCTGTTTTTAATGtatttggcctctagatcttgtaAATCGAAACTTTGTTCATCAGATGAATGACAATGAGGCTGGTTCACTTGGGGCATTTCTGTTTTTTCTGATGTTTGTGTCCTTAAATTTCAAGGAACCCTGCATTTTCTGAAAGTTAAGAAATGATACCGGATATGGCACTGAGTATCTGGACGAATAATCTAGGTCATATCTCATGTCCAAATACAGTGCTGTGCCATTCGGAGTCGAATCGGGCTTagggtttttaaattttttcagAACATTGAAGAAAAGAAACATTAATAGATTGTTCTACACACATATGTCACTGAACAAAAGACgcatataattttaaaaatgttgtaaataaaaatctgaaaaCTACAAGGTATTTGTATATAACAATATAAGCAAATATTTTGATGTTAATTTCTGTACCTTTGATGTATAAATTATATTTAAGTGCATGCGCATGTGGTTTTACAAATACCTCATGCGATCAAATCTATATGAGTGTATCTTTAAAAATTGTCATATCCGAATTAGATACTGCATTCGTTTCTGTTTCTGTATAAATTACCTTTTTAATGGAAATTTGAATTAGATAATTATTTACAAATGTCTACTAAAACTGGAATTATTTATCAGGGAAATAGTTTACTCCTGACCATTAGCGGCTATCAATATCCCTAATTTAATCACTTCTTCTCGATGATCTATTGCAAAATTGTACATCTGTCTTTGAGATTGGGCCTTTACTATAAAATGTCGTGTAAATTTTTTTATAAGTATTTCAGAGGAAAAAAAAGAAGTTTTCCATTTTTCTGCTTTCCAATGATGGGAAATTGGTCTGAGGATAGGCATTCTTATacctgtaaaaataaaataaaatacttttacTGCGACCAATTTAATATTCCTACAAaattaaaaagattaaaaaaattattgaaaaatctaaaataattaaaaaagttAATATTTTTGTCTTGTTGCTTTTGTTTGGACAAGCACACCCGCAAATTGGATGCTCTTTTATGCATCTAATTGTTTCCATCACAAGTGTGATTATTATCCAATCTGAAATGGTGCGAACATGGTAGACATACTCTACTAATTAGTAAAATAAAGGTGTATCTGAATGCTATATATACCCAATATAATCCACAGGACTGCCATCCTTTGCAATTGCAGAGCAGAACAGTTGAGTAATGGAGATAGAGATGAATATGAATGTGCTAGGCTGCGCTGCATTGGTCATTGTATCAATTTCAGTTACTGTTGAATGCTTTTTTTTCCATGTTGCTGTTTTTTGAGTGGGTGATGTTGGGGATGCTCTGGAGTCCCTGGGATGGGCAGGATATGTCATGCCATCCTCAGGACGTCCGGGGATGCCAGAGAGTTCCTATTGTAAGCTGAATAATCAATAAAAAGGAATGGAGGTTAGAGGATAATCATTTTACTGTCTCAGATGTCCAGGATGGGTAGCTAGGCTTGGCAGATCTATCCTTGCAGAACACTggcatgcacatatacatacagacacacacacatgttttcaacttcatatatatgtatgtatattctaCAGTTGCCTTGTTTCATGCTCTATTACTGCAAAACTGGAAGCAAAATGTGTTCTCATAGAAGGGAATGTGCAAGTGCATCATAACATGATGTATTGCAGGACCATAAATACAAGATTCAGTTCTGCAACAAAATAGAACAAAAACATGGCTTATTAAAAATCAGTAAATATGGTGAATTTCGAGAGAAGGAATGTATTCGTTTTCATCCCTGTTCTACAATGCCCTATGGTTCTCTTTGGTTTTTTGCATGGCACTCAGAATCCCCAAACCCGGAAGATAATTCATTATTGTCTTCCACTTGCTTGGCTATTATTTGCATCCCCTAAATCCAATTCTTAATGAAATTGTCAGGTCTTCAAATGTTCATATGTTTCAAAGAATTGTCACACTTGCATGGTATTGTTGCCTTGACTGCAAATTATTTGTTTTGAAATGACTCAGGTTGTCTTATCATTAGGGGTTTGTGAGTTTTATAATATTTGCTTTGTCTTGTTAGTATATCAAGAACAAGTTCCATTAATGACTTCTTTACGATGTATCTTTTTAAGTTTTGTTGATTTTTATAACACGAACATTGAACAATATATAAGTATTTCACTATTCGTTCAGGTGTCCAAATTTCTTTGAGTTTGGGAGAATGTCTACTTTGTTTGTAGCATGATTTATTGTCTTCTTGAGTTTGGGATCATTTTTTTTTCACTCATCAAAAGCATTTATTTTGAACAAGGAAAATGCCTTATACGAAGCCATAGTTGAAGCCCATCTCAATGTTTTGCTTGTCCTTAAAACCAAGTAACCGTTCGCTATAGTTGAAGTCCATCTCaatattttgcctttatttgaaaCCTATTTTGCCAAATTATCAATAAAATTATGTGTGACCAGGTATGTTTTGCCCTAGAATTGAACTTAGATGTGATTGGATTGTGGAATTGGGTAGAATCCGATGTTCATTGATTGCATGGATCATTGAAGATTGTATATAGGCCATTCTAAGATTGACATGGCATTTCCAAATCAATTCTAGGAGCAATGAACCGTTTGAAACCTTGGACATCAGTCCATAAACTCTAAATGACAGCCATATAATAGATTTCGCATGTTTAACTCCTTACAACAAAATAAAATTGACATTTTTGTGCGATAACACGTCCCAATATCAACAAATAGGCATTTTCGATTTCATGATGGTGGCAATAATGGATGCGAGATGCAACAATGATAGGAACATgactatatatattttaatatatcctGAGTTCTTGTTTGCCAAAAAACCTAGTTGGATCCAAGTCTAGTTCAACCCTAGTTGTCAAAAAACCTAGTTGGATCTAGGTCCAACTCAAACTTGGTTTGGATTTGGAACTAATCCACGTGTTTGTCTACCCAAGGTTCAAAAATACCTTTTTGGGTTCATCTAGGATGAACTAGGGCAAACTTGTGATGACTTAAGACCTCTTTCAGGCTGTTGTGACGAATCAAAGTAATTTCTATTATTTTGTTCTCCttttgacaaatttctatgcatTTTTAGGGTGAATTTATTTGTAAAACATGATTTTTAATTGAAATTTTTCTGGGTCCATTTGGACTCACTAGTTTGGATGTCATGTGAGATAAATTGTGTCTTGGTCTAAAAGCTATTTGAACAGTTATATTATGAGGGTTGTTAAGTTGCAAAGCGCTATCCAAGCacaattaaaatgaaaagaaataattAAAGTGGGAGATAGcacaaatattattattatcaagaTCAATGATTTAGACAATCTAATTTGCAAGTCTATATTAATATATTGCAGTGTTCCACGGAAACGTGTTTCCCCCTCCCAAGCCCAAGTCCCCCTGTCcccgaaactttttccctttgtccccccatCCTCGAAGCCAGTCCTCGCGTCCCCCTGTCTCCCCGTCACCAACGGTCGTGGAACATTGATATATTGTAATGACTAGCACTTTGCCTAAACCTGCAATATCTTAATACTATATCATGTGTAACTTTATATTATATTATGGATTCAAAATATCTAAGGAAACTATTTAACTCTTTTTTCTTCTAGAATATTCTTCATCTAGAACTCTCTAATCTTTATCTTGTCTATTCAAGAACTCCCTCTTTTTTTTGGTCGACAACATAgtatttttattaataatatttaaatttctaCAATAATGTATAATCATGTCAGCATCATACCAGCTCTGTGAAAGCAAAAAACAAAGATACAACCTACCATCTACCCTGCCCATCTAGAATACTTTGTACAATGCAATTATTAGACAAAACCCCCTAGCTCATAAAGCAGTGGCCTTAAGCGATTATCCACAGTCTGCACCTTGGCCCTCACTACAAAATTTGTCACAAAAGTGACACCCACAAAACCTAACCCCATTGCATACTCGACAAAAAGGAGACAGAGCTCCACTTGTAGTCTCTGTATTGTAGCCAAAAAAGGAGAGTCACAACGCAAACAAAAGAAAGCATACAAAAAAGCTCCTTGTCATGCCGTCACGTGCACCACTTGCCGCTCAGCACCTTCTCAGCCTCCTTCCTCGTCGCTTCTGCTTCGCCTCTTGCCATTATCACCACCCTTGTCGTCCACCACCACCAATGCACCATTGACAATCGCCTCCCTCTGCCTAAGGATATTCTTCAAAGAATCCCAAGCAATGAGGGCCTCGACATGTCTTTCATCGCAGTTAAAACCAGTCTGCCACTTCATGAAGGGAACAGGCTCATGTAATTCTGCCATCAGAGGGTCCTCAAAACCCTCGCTCACATCAAAGCCCACTCCAGGAACAACCCATTCAAGCACAAAGTTTAAACCCACCAGCCATTCTTCGTCAATAATTGACCTCACCACCCATAGCACATTGTTTGTGGTATCCCCCAGTTCCAATCCCCACGCTACCACCATATTAACAATGTCCATATTCATCTGATAACGATGCTTTGCATCCAGAAAAACCTCCCCCAACAACATTTTCATCAAATGGATGAATTCATCTTCCCTCAATTTGAAAAGCCGTTTCATTCTCATCACAGTAACTAGCCCAAAGAAAGCAGCTCGGGGCTTAGACGTTATTGGGGGGAAATTCGTCGTTATAATGACTCCGCTACCCAAGATTGCTGCAGAGAACATAGAGAATGACATGGCCAAACCTCAACTGCCACTTTATTGCCAACACCACTTGCCAAGTCCCATCAATCAATTACCATCCTTATGCCTCATAAATGCCGTTATCATTAAACAAAGTGCTAGCATACTTACTCATCAAAGGGAATGTTACGAAAATCTTCAAATCATGCTTCCCCAATCACCTCGAAATTTACTGTCCATTTTGATAGGGTGTTGTCCACCTCATTCGCCAATCGTCTCATATGTTCGACTTGATAGCACCATACCGATGCCAACTCATTTCGAATTGCCAATACAAGCTTCTGCAGATGCCATGCTTTAGTTTCACCTGAGATGATAGCATTGATGATAATTAGTGAATCCCCCTCCAAGTACATCTTATTAATTCCCAATCTCTTGCCAAATCTGATTATATTCAAAGCTGCCAAAGCCTTCGCTACATTATTCATCCCATCATCGATTCTTTGAGCTCCAATTGCCAACACATTTCCTCTCTAGTCCCGAGCAAAAAAACC is a genomic window of Cryptomeria japonica chromosome 7, Sugi_1.0, whole genome shotgun sequence containing:
- the LOC131040232 gene encoding protein transport protein Sec61 subunit beta, with the translated sequence MARGSSQSQTASAVTRGGPTGAAPRGTAAATAGLRRRRTTGAGGSGGGGAFGGGGGGPSNMLRFYTDDAPGLKITPTVVLVMSLCFIGFVTALHVIGKLYRYRSGGA